CATTAAAAACTATGTTTTGACCAGTCTCAAAGCTTCAGGGAGCCGCTTGCCTTATCGCATCCTATTTCATGAATTTGATGAGCATAGTCTAGGAAAAATTCTGGAAACGGATAAATTTACAGTCTATGCGGAGCAGTTGGACCATACGATTTTCTGTGTGGGCTACCGTGTGATGCAAAAGGATTTGGAAGGGACTTTAGATGCCGATGCCCTTCGTGCAGCAGGTGTTCCTTTTGGCCCACTTTTTGGCAAAATCAAAAATGGTGAGAATGTCCGTTTAGAGGACGGGACGGAAATTATTGCCAAGGATTATATTTCTGCACCACGTCCTGGTAAAGTAGTGACCATTTTAGGAGATACTAGAAAGACAGATGCTAGCGTCCGTTTGGCTGTGGCAGCGGATCTCCTCATTCATGAATCGACCTATGGCAAGGGAGATGAAAAAATGGCACGGAGCCATGGTCATTCGACCAATATGCAGGCAGCTGAAGTAGCTAAGGAAGCAGGAGCCAAACGACTGTTGCTCAACCATATCAGTGCTCGCTTTTTATCCAAGGACATCAGTAAAATGCGTAAGGATGCAGCTACGATTTTTGAGCAAGTGCATATTGTGAAAGACTTAGAAGAGATTGAAATATGAGGAGAATTGTCATAACAGGAGCAAGTGGTGGTCTTGCCCAAGCGATTGTAAAACTTCTGCCAGATGACCAGCTGATATTGATTGGACGGTCCATGAAACGGCTAGAGGAGCTGTATGGCACCCTAGCAAACTGCGATTTGGTTGAACTAGAGATTACCGATAGTGAAGCGGTGGAGCGTTTTGCAGAGAAATGCCGCATCCACTATGGTCCCATCGATATTTTCATCAATAATGCAGGCTATGGTTTGTTTGAAGATTTTGACAAGATTTCTTCTCAAGACATCGAAGAGATGTTTCGGGTCAATACCTTTGCTCTGATGAATTTATCTCGGTTGTTTGGACAGCAGATGAAGGAAGTGAGAAAGGGGCAGATTATCAATATTGTCAGTATGGCAGGCTTGATTGCAAGTGCGAAGTCCAGTTTGTATTCGGCAACCAAGTTTGCGGCGATTGGATTTTCAAACGCCCTACGTTTGGAATTGCGTCCCTATCAAGTTTTTGTAACGACCGTTAATCCAGGTCCCATCAAAACAGCCTTTTTTGAGCAAGCAGATCCCGAAGGCACTTATTTACAGGCGGTCAAAGCCTATCTGCTGGAGTCAGACTTGGTTGCCCAAAAAATCGTTGCTAGCTTTGGCACTAAAAAACGTGAAATTAACCTTCCTTGGCTGCTTCATCTGGCGTACAAATGCTATACTTTGTTTCCCCGTTTGGGAGATTTTTTAGCCAGTAATCTTTTTAATTATAAGTGAGGTTTTGATGGATATAAAAGCTTATCAAGCACATATTGCCCAGCCTTGGGGGCAGATTTATTACCAGATTTTATTTGATCAGCTAAAAGAAGTGAAGGGAAAGACTGTTCTTGACTTTGGCAGTGGTTTTGGTCACGTGGCTCAGTTTCTAGCACGGGAAAATCAAGTTCTGGCTATTGAACCAAACGAGGAGATGATTGACTCGCGCGTGGTAGACCCTCTTTATCCCTATCAGCAGGAGCAAGGAGGCTTTGAGGCGTTGGAACAGTTAGCTCCAGCATCTTTTGATGTGATTATTTGTCACAATGTCCTAGAATATGTGGATAATCCAAGCCAGTATTTACATGCTTTTCATCGACTTGTAAAAGACGATGGTCACCTTTCACTTGTTAAGCACCATGAGGTGGGACGCATCATGCAGACAGCAGTGTTTGAATGCAATATCCCTAAAACCATGGGCTTTTTGGCAGGCGAACACTACCAATCTCACACTATGGGGCTGGCCAAGGCCTATAAGATTGAAGAGGTATTGCCTAAGGATACCTTTGTTCTGGAGGATTATCAGGGAATTCGCACCTTTTATGGCCTGCAACCCAACAGTGTCAAAACAGATCCCCATTGGCTTAAGGAAATGACGGAGTTAGAGTTGGCCGTTTCTAGTCAATCTCCGTATCGGGACATTGCCGCCTTTCAGCATCTTTGGCTGAGAAAGAAGGAGAGGTAGCCTTACTCCTTTCTAAAAAGATGGAGAAATATGAAGCAAAAAGCAAGAGTCAGCCATTTTTCCGATTTGGTCTGGCTCCTTTTTCGTGGTATAATAGAAACTAGATTTTAAGAAACAAAGGAATACGATGATTACTTCGAAATATGATTGGCAGTTAGCGACGACCTTCTCGGATGAGGCTTTTTTGAAAATGGGGAAAAAAGCAGGTCTCGAACCTGCCGTTGCAGCTCTCCTTTATCAACGGGGCATTCAGACAGAGGAAGCTTTGAAAGCCTTTTTAGAGCCTGATTTAAATCAGCTTCATGACCCCTATCTGTTAAATGACATGGAAAAAGCAGTGGAGCGGATTCGTCAGGCGATTTCCGAGGGCGAGCAAATCTTGGTCTATGGTGATTACGATGCAGATGGTATGACCAGTGCTTCTATCATCAAGGAAACCTTAGATGAGTTGGGGGCGGAATGCCAGGTCTATCTGCCCAATCGCTTTACAGATGGCTATGGTCCAAATAAGAGTGTCTATAAATACTTTATTGAACAAGAAGGAATTTCACTGATTATCACTGTTGACAATGGGGTGGCTGGGTTAGAGCCAATTGCCTTTGCTCAAGAAGCTGGGGTTGATGTGATTGTGACTGACCACCATGCCATGCCAGAGATTCTGCCTCAGGCCTATGCTATTCTTCATCCTGAACATCCGGCTGCTCACTATCCGTTTCAGCATTTAGCGGGTTGTGGGGTAGCGTTTAAGCTAGCCTGTGCCCTCTTGGAGGATATTCCCTTAGAATTGCTCGATTTGGTTGCCATTGGAACGATTGCAGATATGGTTAGTTTGACAGGGGAAAACCGTGTTTTGGTCAAGTATGGCTTGTCTGTCTTGCAACAAACCCAGCGAATTGGTCTACAAGAATTGCTACATGTCTCTGGGATTGCATCTAGTGATGTCACGGAAGAAACGGTTGGTTTTCAGCTAGCTCCTCGGCTCAACGCCTTGGGGCGTCTGGACGATCCCAATCCAGCGGTAGATTTGCTGACAGGGTTTGATGAAGAGGAAGCCCACGCCATTGCCCTCATGATTAACGAAAAAAACGATGAGCGAAAAGCATTGGTGGAAGCTATCTATGAAGAAGCTAAGGCCATGGTTAAGTCTGAAAAATCAGCCCAAGTTTTGGCGAAAGCAGGTTGGAATCCAGGGGTCTTGGGAATTGTGGCAGGACGGCTCTTAGAAGAACTTCATCAGCCAGTTGTCGTCTTATCCATTGATGGGGATTTTGCCAAGGGGAGTGCCAGAAGTGTTGAAGCGGTCAATATTTTTGATGCACTCGATCCGCACAGGGATTTGTTTGAAGCTTTTGGAGGTCACGCTGGAGCCGCAGGAATGACCTTAAAAGTAGAAAATCTTACTTCCTTATCAGATGTATTAGAAGCATATATTCAGACAGAAAATCTTGATTTAAGCCGTAAAAGTCCTCTTTATCTGGATGAAGAATTGCAGTTGGCAGAGTTGACCTTAGATACCTTGAAGAGCTTTGACAAATTAGCTCCCTTTGGTATGGATAATAAGCGTCCGATTTTTTATATCAAGGATTTGGTAGTAGAACAAGCACGGACGATGGGTCAGGGCAATAACCATTTGAAGCTCAAGATTTTCCAAGATGGGGCAGCTTTTGACGTCGTTGCGTTTGGAAAAGGAAGTCTAGCCATGGAATTTGCACAAGCCAAGCAGTTGGAGTTAGCGGTCACCCTGTCGGTCAATCAGTGGAACGGTCAGACAACCTTGCAGCTCATGATGACGGATGCCAGGGTTAATGGGGTACAATTGTACAATATTCGTGGGCGAAAAGCGACTGTCCCAGAAGGCGTTCCTCAACTCCGGTTTAAAGATGACCAAGTGGAGGTAGGAGATAGCCCAGCCATCGTAGTCTATGATGTTCCAGAAAATCTAGATAGGCTCAAGTCGATTTTACAAACCCAGAATTTCTCCGCTATTTATTTCAAAAATGAAATCAATCCAGCCTATTATTTAACTGGCTATGGCACGCGGGAGCAATTTGCCAAGCTCTATAAAACCATCTATCAATTTCCAGAGTTTGATGTACGCTACAAGCTCGCAGACCTAGCAGCTTTTTTGAAAATTGAGAAAATTCTTCTGATCAAAATGATTCAGATTTTTGAAGAATTAGGTTTTGTGACCATTACAGATGGTGTGATGAAGGTTGAGAAAGAAGCAGAAAAACGAGAGATTGCTAGTAGTCAGATTTACCAAGAGTTGAAAAAAATTGTCAAGGAGCAGGAATTGATGGCTCTAGCCCCTGTCCAAGAAATCTATGATGTTTTAATGGCACCAGATAAATCTTAGACCCTCCATTTCCCATTTTTAGAAAAAATGGTATAATAAAGAGTAAAATTTTAAAAAAGAGAAAGAAATCAATGAACTTAAAAGATTATATTGCCAGTATCGAAAATTATCCGCAAGAAGGAATTATCTTCCGTGATATTAGCCCCTTGATGGCTGATGGAAATGCTTATAGCTATGCTGTTCGCGAGATTGTTCAGTATGCAACAGACAAAAAAATCGATATGATTGTAGGTCCTGAGGCGCGTGGCTTTATCGTAGGTTGTCCTGTTGCCTTTGAATTAGGAGTTGGTTTTGCTCCGGTTCGCAAACCAGGAAAATTACCACGCGAAGTCATCTCGGCTGACTATGAAAAAGAATATGGACTAGATACCCTCACCATGCATGCAGATGCTATTAAGCCAGGTCAACGTGTCTTGATTGTGGATGACCTGTTGGCTACAGGTGGAACTGTCAAAGCAACGATTGAGATGATTGAACGCCTTGGTGGAGTTGTGGCAGGTTGTGCCTTCTTGATTGAACTAGATGATCTGAAAGGCCGTGAAGCTATTGGGGACTATGATTACAAGGTTTTAATGCATTATTGATATAGTTAAAAACTAGAACTAGTCAGAGAAAAAATATAATTGAAAACTATATCTCCTTTGAGTATAATAACAGTAAAGTACGGTAAAGGAGATATTTTCATGCCTATTAAAATCGATAAAAAGTTACCAGCTGTTGATATTTTAAAATCTGAGAATGTCTTTATTATGGACGATGAGCGAGCCAATCAACAGGATATCCGCCCCTTGAATATCTTGATTTTGAACCTGATGCCTCAGAAAATTGTCACAGAAACACAACTGCTTAGACATCTAGGGAATACTCCTTTGCAGCTCAATGTAGAATTTCTTTATATGAAAAGTCATGACTTCAAAACCACTGGTTTGGAGCATTTGGAGACTTTTTACAAGACTTTTGAGGAAGTGCAAGACCGCTATTTTGATGGTTTGATTATCACGGGAGCCCCTGTGGAGCATTTGCCGTTTGAAGAGGTGGATTATTGGGAGGAATTTTGTCGCTTGATTACTTGGAGTAAGACCCATGTTTATTCGACGCTTCACATTTGCTGGGGGGCTCAGGCAGGACTATATGCTCGGTATGGAGTAGATAAGATGACCTTATCCAAGAAATTATCAGGGGTTTTCTCACAGTTCAGTCCTGAGCATCCAAATCTTCTTTTTAGGGGATTTGATGACGAATATTTCTCCCCCCACTCTCGGCATACAACCGTCCGCAAAGAAGCCATTCAGGCATTGACCAATTTGGAGATTTTATCAGAAGGAAGAGAAGTCGGCGTGTCAGTTGTCGCGAGCCGTGATTTGCGAGAAGTTTATAGTTTTGGACATTTGGAATATGACCGAGATACCCTTGCAAAAGAATATGAACGTGATGTTACAGCAGGCCTGAATCCAGATGTACCAGAACATTATTTTAAGGATGATAATCCCCAAGCCCGACCAAATTTATGTTGGAGTTTACCGGCAGCTCTGTTTTTCAGCAATTGGATCAACTATGCTGTTTATCAAGAAACACCATTTGACTGGGAAAGTCCAGAAAATGAGGTTTCCTTCTTTGCCTATTTATAAAGAGGAATTATGACGTATTTACGAGCTTTTAGAGAAGGGAATTTGGTTTTGCCAAGCGCCCTCTTCTTTCATTTTCATGAAATTTTTGATTCGAGCGATGATTTTTTAGTGTGGCAATTTTTCTATTTGCAAAATACGAGTGCAGTAGAGGATATTTCCCCTTCAAAAATTGCAGAGAGTTTGGGAAAAACAGTGGCGGAAGTCAATCGTTCCATGTCTAGTTTGACCGAAAAAGGTCTCTTGCAGTACAAGACCATTGAACTAAATGGGGAGATTGAAGCGATTTTTGATGCCTTGCCAGCCCTTGAGCGTTTGGATGAAATAGAGCAGAGAAAACAAGGAACTTCGAAGAAAGAAGCAGCTCCAAATGACTTGAAGAATGTGGTAACGGCCTTTGAGCAGGAGTTGGGACGTTTGCTGACCCCTTTTGAACTGGAAGATTTGGGAAAAACACTGGAAGAAGGTACCAAACCAGAGCTTGTTAAAGCGGCTCTTCGAGAAGCGGTCTTTAACGGGAAGCCAGTATGGAGCTATATCCAAGCAATTTTGAGAAATTGGCGTCGTGAAGGGATTACAAGCGTTCAACAAGTCGAAGCCAAAAGACGAGAACGGGAACAATTTGACCAAAAGCAAGTCCTTGTATCGGATGAATTCGTCAAAGCCATGGATTTATGGAAAGAAGATTAAAGAGCTAAGATTGGCTCTTTTTTATTTGGAATGAACACATGTGAAGAATTTTTGTAACCGCCCAATAACGAGGTGTCTATGATATTTTCCACGCCTCTAGTATACTGTTATCAGAAAACAGAACTGGAGGCTATTTTGATGTCACAACCTATTGTTCCCTTGAAAACAGGCTCTTTGTCAACTGTAGTGGGTAGATGTCAGCTAACATCTAGAGAGGACCAACTTGGTCTTCTCTTTTTTGATGTTTAAGGCAATCAAAATCCGCTTTTTGAAGTTTTCAAAGTTCCTGAAACCAAAGGCATTTCGTTTAATGACTTTGATAAGATTATTGGTAGCTTCCAATTTAGCGTTGGAATAAGGCAATTCCAAGGCGTTTAAAACCTTGTCCTTATCCTTTAGAAACGTCTTAAATACCGTCTGGAAAATAGGGTTAACAGTGGCTATTTCTTGTTCAATTAGGTCAAAGAAATGATCTGAGTTCTTCTCTTGGAAATGGAATAAAAGAAGTTGATAGAGTTCATAATGTTGTCGTAACTCATCTGAGTAGGATAGGAGCTTGTCTAAGATTTCCTTATTGGTCAAATGCATGCGAAATGTAGGGCGATAAAATCGTTTATCACTGAGTTTACGGCTATCTTGTTGTACCAGTTTCCAGTAGCGTTTTAAGACACGGTATTCCTGGGATTTTCTATCGAATTGATTCATGATTTGTATGCGGACACGGTTCATAGCACGGCTGAGATGTTGCACAACGTGGAAACGATCAAGCACGATTTTAGCATGAGGAAAAAGTTGTTTGGCTAGTTGATAGTAAGGGCTAAACATGTCCATAGTGATGAATTTAACGCGGTTTCTGACCTGTCTAGGGTATCTCAGAAAGTGATTTCGGATGGTTGCTTGCGTTCTTCCATCAAGGATAGCGATGATGTTATTTGTGTCAAAATCTTGAGCGATAAAGCTCATTTTCCCTTTCTTGAAGGCATACTCATCCCAGGACATGACTTCTGGAAGCTTAGCCCAATCCGTTTCAAACTTAAACTCATTGAGTTTTCGAATAACTGTAGATGTTGAAATGGAGAGTCTGTGTGCGATATGTGTCATTGCTTGCTTTTCGATGAGTAATTGTGCGATTTTCTGGTTGACAGCGACAGAGATTTGATGGTTCTTCTTAACAATAGGAGTTTCAGCGACCGCTATTTTCCCACAGTCTTTGCACTTGAAACGACGCTTTCGAAGGCGGATAAGTAGCGGGTAGCCAGCAGTTTCTAAGTAGGGGATTTTAGAGGCTTTCTGGAAGTCGTACTTAGCCATTTGTCCCTTGCAGGAAGAGCATTTAGGGGCTGTGTAATCCAAGTGACCGTGGAGTTCTAAGTGTGTTCCCATGTCGCATTCATTAGTGATCGTGATATTTTTGTCTTTCATTTTGAGAAAATTTGTGATAAGATTTAGTTGTTCCATATGAGTCTTTCTAAATGATGGTTTTATCGCTTTTCATTATAGGTCATATGGGACTTTTTTTCTACACTGAAAAAGGCTCCATAATCTCTACAGTGGATTTACCCACTACAGATATTATAGAGCCTGAAAACACCACAATCTCGTCGATTTCCTCATAAATCCAGAAATGATCTGGTACTGAAAATGCGTATTGGAAAAGTTGAACTAAGCTTGTTCCAATCTCTTCATCAAGAAACACTGGAAACTATTTTAGAAAAGGTACTTACTTATGAGCATCCAACTCAGTGATTTAGGGCAGGTCTATCTGGTTTGCGGCAAAACCGATATGCGTCAAGGAATTGATTCGCTGGCCTATCTCGTTAAACGTCAATTTGAATTAGATCCCTTTTCTGGTCAAGTCTTTCTCTTCTGTGGTGAACGAAAAGATCGGTTCAAAGCTCTTTACTGGGATGGACAAGGTTTTTGGCTACTCTACAAACGATTGGAAAACGGCAAACTCACTTGGCCAAGCAATGAAGAAGAGGTCAAAGCCTTAACTTCCGAGCAAGTTGATTGGTTGATGAAGGGATTTTCGATAAGTCCTAAAATAAAACCTACAAACAGTCGTGATTTTTATTGAAATCATGGCTTTCTTTTCGGTATAATAAAGAAAACTGGAGGGTGAGACTATGGAAGAGTTATTAGCCATTATTAAACAACAAGCAGCTGTTAACCAACAACTCACAAATGAACTTGCTCTCCTTCGTGAACAAGTAGCTTATCTGACGCAAAAGCTTTATGGCAAGTCATCAGAGAAGGTTGTGTATCAACCTGGTCAGCTAAGTCTCTTTGAAGAAGAACCACTTCTTGAAGAAGACGCTGACTTACCCAGGTGACACAGAAACGATTACCTATAAACGTAAGAAAACCAAGGGAATTTGTCAGGCTGTTTTCAGTCAGTTTACTCCAGAGATGGTTCATCATGAACTAGAAGGCGAAGACTGCACTTGTCCAGACTGTCACGGTCAGTTGAAAGAAATTGGTTCTTGTATTCAACGGCAAGAGTTGGTCTTCATCCCTGCACAATTGAAGCGGATTGACCATGTCCAACACGCTTACAAGTGCCAGAACTGTAGCGAGAAGAATTTTAACGATAAGATTATCAAGGCTCCTGTTCCGAAGGCTCCTTTGGTACATAGCCTAGGGTCAGCTTCTATCATTGCCCACACCATTCATCAGAAGTTTAACCTGAAAGTTCCCAACTACCGTCAAGAAGAGGATTGGAACAAGCTTGGCTTGCCAATCACACGGAAGGAAATCGCCAACTGGCACATCAAGTCTAGTCAGTATTATTTCGAGCCGATTTATGACCTTCTGCACGAGAAATTACTAGAACAACCTGTTCTCCATGCGGATGAGACTTCTTACAGGGTCTTAGAAAGTGATAGCCAGTTGACCTTCTACTGGACCTTCTTATCTGGCAAGCATGAAGAACAGGGAATCACTCTTTATCATCACGATAAAGGGCGGAGTGGCTTGGTTGTGAAGGAGTTTCTTGGAGATTACACAGGCTATGTACATTGTGATATGTTACGGCAGTAACTTGGAACTTTAGTTCCTTAGTTCTGCCTATGCGATAGCAGTCCAAGCTTGAGGAACGAAGCGACGCTAAGCTTGGTTAACTGCGAACCGCTGAGTGCCTATCGACAGTTAGACAAAGCTCAGCTAGTTAGTTGTTGGGCTCATGTCAGAAGATCTTTTTTGAGGCCACTCCTAAAAAGGCAGACAGGACTTCCTTGGGTGCTAAGGGATTAGCCTATTGCGATCGCTTATTTGCTTTGGAGAATGACTGGGTTGACCTCTCTACTGAAGAGCGACTACATAAACGCCAGGCAGAGTTAGCCCCTTTGATGGACGAGTTCTTCAACTGGTGCCGCAATCAATCTATTTTACCTGGATCAAAACTTGGTCGTGCGATAGAGTATAGCCTTAAGTATGAAGAACTATTCAAGGTAGTTCTTCAAGATGGCCGCTTGGTTCTATCCAATAATGTAGCAGAACGCGCTATTAAGTCCTTGGTCATGGGACGGAGTGAAAGAGTCCAGTGGACTCTTTCAGCCTGAGCTTAAAAATACAAAAGTGAAGGTGGTTGTTTTCCCAAAGTTTTGAGGGAGCTAAAGCAACTGCCATTATCCTGAGTTTACTGGAAACAGCTAAGAGGCATGGTCTTGATTCAGAGAAATACACCACTTATCTTCTGGAACATCTTCCAAACGAGGAGTCACTCGCAAAAAAGGAGGTTCTAGAGGCTTATTTAGCGTGGGCTGAACGAATTCAGAACAACTGCAAATAGAAAAGTTCCAGAGTCAAGCAAGACTTTGGAACTTTTTCAATATACCTCGTTATGGAGCGCTTACGAATTTTTGAATGAAAGATTTCTAGAAAAATAGCAAATCTACACTTGTTTATATTTGTAAACTCTATTCATTTTATGAT
The window above is part of the Streptococcus himalayensis genome. Proteins encoded here:
- the rnz gene encoding ribonuclease Z, which codes for MEVQFLGTGAGQPSKARNVSSLVLKLLEEINQVWMFDCGEGTQQRILETTIKPRKITKIFITHLHGDHIFGLPGFLSSRAFQANEEQTDVDIYGPVGIKNYVLTSLKASGSRLPYRILFHEFDEHSLGKILETDKFTVYAEQLDHTIFCVGYRVMQKDLEGTLDADALRAAGVPFGPLFGKIKNGENVRLEDGTEIIAKDYISAPRPGKVVTILGDTRKTDASVRLAVAADLLIHESTYGKGDEKMARSHGHSTNMQAAEVAKEAGAKRLLLNHISARFLSKDISKMRKDAATIFEQVHIVKDLEEIEI
- a CDS encoding SDR family NAD(P)-dependent oxidoreductase gives rise to the protein MRRIVITGASGGLAQAIVKLLPDDQLILIGRSMKRLEELYGTLANCDLVELEITDSEAVERFAEKCRIHYGPIDIFINNAGYGLFEDFDKISSQDIEEMFRVNTFALMNLSRLFGQQMKEVRKGQIINIVSMAGLIASAKSSLYSATKFAAIGFSNALRLELRPYQVFVTTVNPGPIKTAFFEQADPEGTYLQAVKAYLLESDLVAQKIVASFGTKKREINLPWLLHLAYKCYTLFPRLGDFLASNLFNYK
- a CDS encoding class I SAM-dependent methyltransferase — its product is MDIKAYQAHIAQPWGQIYYQILFDQLKEVKGKTVLDFGSGFGHVAQFLARENQVLAIEPNEEMIDSRVVDPLYPYQQEQGGFEALEQLAPASFDVIICHNVLEYVDNPSQYLHAFHRLVKDDGHLSLVKHHEVGRIMQTAVFECNIPKTMGFLAGEHYQSHTMGLAKAYKIEEVLPKDTFVLEDYQGIRTFYGLQPNSVKTDPHWLKEMTELELAVSSQSPYRDIAAFQHLWLRKKER
- the recJ gene encoding single-stranded-DNA-specific exonuclease RecJ; amino-acid sequence: MITSKYDWQLATTFSDEAFLKMGKKAGLEPAVAALLYQRGIQTEEALKAFLEPDLNQLHDPYLLNDMEKAVERIRQAISEGEQILVYGDYDADGMTSASIIKETLDELGAECQVYLPNRFTDGYGPNKSVYKYFIEQEGISLIITVDNGVAGLEPIAFAQEAGVDVIVTDHHAMPEILPQAYAILHPEHPAAHYPFQHLAGCGVAFKLACALLEDIPLELLDLVAIGTIADMVSLTGENRVLVKYGLSVLQQTQRIGLQELLHVSGIASSDVTEETVGFQLAPRLNALGRLDDPNPAVDLLTGFDEEEAHAIALMINEKNDERKALVEAIYEEAKAMVKSEKSAQVLAKAGWNPGVLGIVAGRLLEELHQPVVVLSIDGDFAKGSARSVEAVNIFDALDPHRDLFEAFGGHAGAAGMTLKVENLTSLSDVLEAYIQTENLDLSRKSPLYLDEELQLAELTLDTLKSFDKLAPFGMDNKRPIFYIKDLVVEQARTMGQGNNHLKLKIFQDGAAFDVVAFGKGSLAMEFAQAKQLELAVTLSVNQWNGQTTLQLMMTDARVNGVQLYNIRGRKATVPEGVPQLRFKDDQVEVGDSPAIVVYDVPENLDRLKSILQTQNFSAIYFKNEINPAYYLTGYGTREQFAKLYKTIYQFPEFDVRYKLADLAAFLKIEKILLIKMIQIFEELGFVTITDGVMKVEKEAEKREIASSQIYQELKKIVKEQELMALAPVQEIYDVLMAPDKS
- a CDS encoding adenine phosphoribosyltransferase; this encodes MNLKDYIASIENYPQEGIIFRDISPLMADGNAYSYAVREIVQYATDKKIDMIVGPEARGFIVGCPVAFELGVGFAPVRKPGKLPREVISADYEKEYGLDTLTMHADAIKPGQRVLIVDDLLATGGTVKATIEMIERLGGVVAGCAFLIELDDLKGREAIGDYDYKVLMHY
- the metA gene encoding homoserine O-acetyltransferase MetA; this translates as MPIKIDKKLPAVDILKSENVFIMDDERANQQDIRPLNILILNLMPQKIVTETQLLRHLGNTPLQLNVEFLYMKSHDFKTTGLEHLETFYKTFEEVQDRYFDGLIITGAPVEHLPFEEVDYWEEFCRLITWSKTHVYSTLHICWGAQAGLYARYGVDKMTLSKKLSGVFSQFSPEHPNLLFRGFDDEYFSPHSRHTTVRKEAIQALTNLEILSEGREVGVSVVASRDLREVYSFGHLEYDRDTLAKEYERDVTAGLNPDVPEHYFKDDNPQARPNLCWSLPAALFFSNWINYAVYQETPFDWESPENEVSFFAYL
- a CDS encoding DnaD domain-containing protein — protein: MTYLRAFREGNLVLPSALFFHFHEIFDSSDDFLVWQFFYLQNTSAVEDISPSKIAESLGKTVAEVNRSMSSLTEKGLLQYKTIELNGEIEAIFDALPALERLDEIEQRKQGTSKKEAAPNDLKNVVTAFEQELGRLLTPFELEDLGKTLEEGTKPELVKAALREAVFNGKPVWSYIQAILRNWRREGITSVQQVEAKRREREQFDQKQVLVSDEFVKAMDLWKED
- a CDS encoding ISL3 family transposase, with protein sequence MEQLNLITNFLKMKDKNITITNECDMGTHLELHGHLDYTAPKCSSCKGQMAKYDFQKASKIPYLETAGYPLLIRLRKRRFKCKDCGKIAVAETPIVKKNHQISVAVNQKIAQLLIEKQAMTHIAHRLSISTSTVIRKLNEFKFETDWAKLPEVMSWDEYAFKKGKMSFIAQDFDTNNIIAILDGRTQATIRNHFLRYPRQVRNRVKFITMDMFSPYYQLAKQLFPHAKIVLDRFHVVQHLSRAMNRVRIQIMNQFDRKSQEYRVLKRYWKLVQQDSRKLSDKRFYRPTFRMHLTNKEILDKLLSYSDELRQHYELYQLLLFHFQEKNSDHFFDLIEQEIATVNPIFQTVFKTFLKDKDKVLNALELPYSNAKLEATNNLIKVIKRNAFGFRNFENFKKRILIALNIKKEKTKLVLSRC
- the tnpB gene encoding IS66 family insertion sequence element accessory protein TnpB (TnpB, as the term is used for proteins encoded by IS66 family insertion elements, is considered an accessory protein, since TnpC, encoded by a neighboring gene, is a DDE family transposase.), with product MSIQLSDLGQVYLVCGKTDMRQGIDSLAYLVKRQFELDPFSGQVFLFCGERKDRFKALYWDGQGFWLLYKRLENGKLTWPSNEEEVKALTSEQVDWLMKGFSISPKIKPTNSRDFY
- a CDS encoding IS66 family transposase yields the protein MEELLAIIKQQAAVNQQLTNELALLREQVAYLTQKLYGKSSEKVVYQPGQLSLFEEEPLLEEDADLPR